A genome region from Manis javanica isolate MJ-LG chromosome 3, MJ_LKY, whole genome shotgun sequence includes the following:
- the SAMSN1 gene encoding SAM domain-containing protein SAMSN-1 isoform X2 translates to MLKRKPSNVSEKEKHQKPKRSSSFGNFDRFRNNSLLKADDSTEVCEGEPINESGEQNKTSNNGGSLGKKVRAISWTMKKKVGKKYIKALSEEKDEEDDGALPYRNSDPMIGTRTEKIPLKASDSMDSLYSGRSSSSGITSCSDGTSNRDSFRLDDDGPYSGPFCGRARVHTDFTPSPYDADSLKIKKGDIIDIICKTPMGMWTGMLNNKVGNFKFIYVDVISEEEAVPKKMKVQRRGGKENPKTLQEFLERIHLQEYTSTLLLNGYETLEDLKDIKESHLIELNITNPEDRMRLLSAADNLDEETIQEQEIESVPLSLSPDISLNKSQLDDCPRDSGCYISSENSDNGKEDLESENLSDMVQKISITEPSD, encoded by the exons CGCAGCAGCAGTTTTGGGAATTTTGATCGCTTTCGGAATAATTCCTTATTAAAAGCAGATGATTCAACTGAG GTATGTGAAGGAGAGCCCATAAATGAAAgtggagaacaaaataaaacttcaaataatGGAGGAAGTTTGGGGAAAAAAGTGAGAGCTATTTCCTGgacaatgaagaaaaaagtgggtAAAAAGTACATCAAAGCACTTTCTGAAGAAAAA GATGAGGAAGATGATGGTGCCCTCCCATATCGGAACAGTGACCCCATGATTGGAACCCGCACAGAGAAGATCCCGCTAAAAGCCAGTGACTCCATGGACAGTCTCTACAGTGGACGGAGCTCATCAA GTGGGATAACAAGTTGTTCAGATGGTACAAGTAACCGGGACAGCTTTCGACTTGATGATGACGGACCATACTCTGGACCGTTCTGCGGCCGTGCCAGAGTACATACTGATTTCACACCAAGCCCCTATGACGCTGACTCCCTCAAAATCAAG aaaGGAGACATCATAGACATTATCTGCAAAACGCCAATGGGAATGTGGACAGGAATGTTGAATAATAAGGTGGGAAACTTCAAATTCATTTATGTGGATGTCATCTCAGAGGAGGAAGCAGTCCCCAAGAAAATGAAGGTGCAGCGAAGGGGTGGAAAGGAAAACCCTAAGACTTTGCAAGAGTTCTTAGAGAGGATTCACCTTCAG GAATATACCTCAACACTTTTACTCAATGGTTATGAGACCCTAGAAGACTTAAAGGATATAAAAGAGAGTCAtctcattgaattaaatattacAAATCCAGAAGACAGGATGAGGTTATTATCAGCTGCTGACAATCTCGATGAAGAAA CTATTCAAGAGCAAGAAATTGAATCTGTGCCCCTATCCTTAAGCCCAGACATCTCCTTAAATAAGTCACAGTTAGATGACTGCCCAAGGGACTCTGGTTGTTATATCTCAtcagaaaattcagataatgGCAAAGAAGATCTGGAGTCAGAAAATCTGTCTGACATGGTACAGAAGATTAGTATCACAGAGCCAAGTGACTGA
- the SAMSN1 gene encoding SAM domain-containing protein SAMSN-1 isoform X3 has protein sequence MHLYQKRSSSFGNFDRFRNNSLLKADDSTEVCEGEPINESGEQNKTSNNGGSLGKKVRAISWTMKKKVGKKYIKALSEEKDEEDDGALPYRNSDPMIGTRTEKIPLKASDSMDSLYSGRSSSSGITSCSDGTSNRDSFRLDDDGPYSGPFCGRARVHTDFTPSPYDADSLKIKKGDIIDIICKTPMGMWTGMLNNKVGNFKFIYVDVISEEEAVPKKMKVQRRGGKENPKTLQEFLERIHLQEYTSTLLLNGYETLEDLKDIKESHLIELNITNPEDRMRLLSAADNLDEETIQEQEIESVPLSLSPDISLNKSQLDDCPRDSGCYISSENSDNGKEDLESENLSDMVQKISITEPSD, from the exons ATGCATCTATATCAGAAG CGCAGCAGCAGTTTTGGGAATTTTGATCGCTTTCGGAATAATTCCTTATTAAAAGCAGATGATTCAACTGAG GTATGTGAAGGAGAGCCCATAAATGAAAgtggagaacaaaataaaacttcaaataatGGAGGAAGTTTGGGGAAAAAAGTGAGAGCTATTTCCTGgacaatgaagaaaaaagtgggtAAAAAGTACATCAAAGCACTTTCTGAAGAAAAA GATGAGGAAGATGATGGTGCCCTCCCATATCGGAACAGTGACCCCATGATTGGAACCCGCACAGAGAAGATCCCGCTAAAAGCCAGTGACTCCATGGACAGTCTCTACAGTGGACGGAGCTCATCAA GTGGGATAACAAGTTGTTCAGATGGTACAAGTAACCGGGACAGCTTTCGACTTGATGATGACGGACCATACTCTGGACCGTTCTGCGGCCGTGCCAGAGTACATACTGATTTCACACCAAGCCCCTATGACGCTGACTCCCTCAAAATCAAG aaaGGAGACATCATAGACATTATCTGCAAAACGCCAATGGGAATGTGGACAGGAATGTTGAATAATAAGGTGGGAAACTTCAAATTCATTTATGTGGATGTCATCTCAGAGGAGGAAGCAGTCCCCAAGAAAATGAAGGTGCAGCGAAGGGGTGGAAAGGAAAACCCTAAGACTTTGCAAGAGTTCTTAGAGAGGATTCACCTTCAG GAATATACCTCAACACTTTTACTCAATGGTTATGAGACCCTAGAAGACTTAAAGGATATAAAAGAGAGTCAtctcattgaattaaatattacAAATCCAGAAGACAGGATGAGGTTATTATCAGCTGCTGACAATCTCGATGAAGAAA CTATTCAAGAGCAAGAAATTGAATCTGTGCCCCTATCCTTAAGCCCAGACATCTCCTTAAATAAGTCACAGTTAGATGACTGCCCAAGGGACTCTGGTTGTTATATCTCAtcagaaaattcagataatgGCAAAGAAGATCTGGAGTCAGAAAATCTGTCTGACATGGTACAGAAGATTAGTATCACAGAGCCAAGTGACTGA